The sequence CTGCGAGACCTTATTCAGGTTAAAATCGTTCGTCACGATCACGGCATCAAGCTGCTGGCCCAATTCGATCAGCTTCAGATCGACCTCCTTGACGGCCGGAAAGTCGGTCTCTACTATCTGCACGTCGAGTTTTGTATTGCTCCTCAGCCGCTGGAGCATATCGAGCCCACGCCGGCCACGCTGTCGCTTTGACGAATCAGGCGAGTCCGCCACCTGCTGCAATTCAGCCAGGATAAAGTTGGGAATGATCAATGAGCCGCCGAGAAAGCCCGTCTCCGCGACATCTGCGATGCGGCCGTCGATGATCACGGACGTATCGAGTATCTTGTAATCACGAGTGGAGGATTTGTCGCTAAATATGCCGCCGAGCGCAGAGAGGTCGAGATAATCGCCCTTTGCCGCTCCGACCATCAGCCCGACGTAGCCCATAAAAAAGGCCAGCGTTATCGTAAGAAACGTCTGCATTTCTGCCGACACAGCCGCTTCTTTTTGGATCGAGATGAGCACCCCAATCAGGAAGGCCCCGATAATGCCTAATATCGAGCCCACTGCGGCACCGATCAGCGTCTTAAGCGACGCCCGCCGCACACGCATCTCAAAGCCTATAATGAGCAGGGCAATCACGCCGCCGAGCACACCCGAAAGCAGACGCCGCGTGCTCTCGTCCCCGATATTGCTCAGCCCGAACCGCTGCGTTCTCTCAAAAGGGACAAGCAAATAACCGAGCAGAACAAGAAAGCCGACGAACGCTATCCTGATAATGAGAACGTCCAGTCTCACAGCAGGAAATGTTACCACAAAATATAGGAGCGAGGTTAGCCGTGGAATATGCCCCCGGATCGAGCTTGGCGAAAGCAGATCAGCCGCAGATAAAACGGATAACGCAGATAAGGAAGATTATTTCAAATCTTCTCCTATCCGCGCTTCTCCGCGTGATCCGCGGCTAATTTCCTTACGGTATATAAGCCTTCGGCATAGGCGTATCGGTCGGGGCACCGAACTGGACGCCGGTGTAGCCTTGCGTCGAGCGGAGCATGTGCCAGATGCCGGCACGGTAGACCGCACGGTCGTACTTGTTGTCCGCGTCGTAGTCGCCGGGAATCGGGATGTCACCCGTTGTGCCAAACGGCTGGAACTCGACCTGGCCGTCAGAGCTTCTCTTGACGATCCACAACCCGTCACGGAACACGGCGATGTCGTCCTTGTTGTCGCCGTCGTAGTCCGCAGGGACAGGAACGTCAGCCGGGAGGCCGAAGTTTGTTGTCGTGCTGCTGCCGTCGTTGTTGCGGACAACCCAGTCGCCGGTTGACGGGCGATAGTACACCAGATTCGACTTGCCGTCGCCGTCCGTGTCCATCGCATACGGTTTGTCGCCGTTCTGGCCGTGCGTGATAAACGTAAAGCCGCCATTCGCACCGCTCGAATTCACTATGTACCAGGTGCCGTCCGATGGCCGCCACGCCATCACATCTGTCTTCTTGTCACTGTCATAATCGCCTGAGACGAAGATGTCTCCGGTGTTGCCCCACACAGGGAACTTTGCCGTGTTTGTCGAGCTTTCGAGATAGATCAGATCAACGCCATCGGCCGTCGTAAACCTTGACACGCCAAAGTCCGTCTTATTATCGGCATCAAAGTCACCTGCGATGGCAACATCGCCCGTATTCCCAAACTGTATCCCAAAGAAGCTGCCGTTGCCCGAATACTGCGTATAGAACGCACTCAGATTCGGTGCAAACGCCGTCGGCCGCCACACGGTAGTATCCGTCCTGTTGTCACCGTCATAATCACCCCGCGTATACAACGGCGTCGGCGAGACACTCGGACTTGGGCTCGGAGAAGGACTCGGTGTCGGTGTCGGTGTCGGAGTCGGCGTCGGAGTAGGTGTCGGTGTCGGTGTTGGCGTCGGCGTAGGTGTCGGAGTTGGGTTTCCTCCGATCTGACACGAATAGTCAGCAGATTCAAAGGTGATCGACCAGCCGCCTGCCATCTCGCCGACGTTACCCGCGGCGTCATCTACGACAAAGAGGTTCCATGTGCCGTTCAGGCTCGCACTGTTTGTGCCGTAAACGGACGCAAAAGTTGCAGATCCGCCGGGAGCCGGCAGTTGATACAACGGTGGCGGGGCCGGGGCCGGGAAAGAGTCCTGGCCGGCGTCAGCGGTCGGGCGGTAGTCGCCCGACGTGATCACTGTGGGAATAGGCGTCAGTGCCGAATCGAATAGATTCATCGTCACATTCGTGACAAGGTTTGGCCCGCCCTGATCGGACATGATCGTCATCTTCTTGTTTCCGGGGCCGACGAGCAAGATATCCATGTCCGCCGGTGTCGTATGCGAAAGCTGGCTGAACTGGACCTTGATCGTCCGCAAGCCGGTAAGGCCCGAGACGGCGATACCGCTGGGATAGACCGATGCCGGGCCGTTCGTGGTTGTCGGGGCGCCATTCGGAATAGTTATCGCGGCGGTGTTTGAGAATGTGACCGGTGCCTCGGGCACGCCAAGCCTGAAGGTCTGCGTAAATGGTATTTGCGTCCCGGCGTCACTGCTGATATTGATCGTGACCGACTCGAGACTACCGCACGGCGACCCTGCGGGAACCGTATATGGCACGCCCTGCTGCACGGTCGCTCCCGCGGCTATCGTGCCGTAATTGACGCTGCCGCCGCCCGGAACGCTTACCGTTACATTCGTAAGCGGTGCCGCCGTGGGGTTCCGAACGGAAATGTTAAGAAGCACGTTCTCGCCCGGCTCGGGATAGCCGTCATTGTCACCGGGCAGGTCACTCACCGAGAATGGCAGTACATAGGTCGCATTAGGACGTATGAACGACTCGGTCAGAGCAGAGCCGGTATCCGTTGCGGCAAAGCCAAGGCCACGAATTCGAAATCCTTCACGAAAATCCGCCGCATCCGCCTCGGCCTCAGGCCCGATGGACGATGCCAGAGCTGCCGCGATGATCGCGTCGCGTTCCTGGACAAATGTCGGATTAAGCGGTGCCAGCTTCATCCCGTCGGTCACAAACTGGATCTGACGGCGATTGCCTGTTTCGAATCCAAGCCGGGCAATAAACAGTGCCCTTGCCTCAAACAGCAGCGACGCCCAAACCTCGCCCTGATTGTGTACCTCGGTACACGCATTGCCGGCAAATGGCGGCGATGCCGGATAGGCCCCGTCGGTGAGCACGCAGGGAGTGTTGACATCGCCGGCCGTAAGCGGATTGAACGGCCGATTGTTCGGACCGCCTGTCGAAGACAGCACCGCATACGGAAATCGCCGGATGCCGTAATACGAATTCGTAGCTCCCAGGCCGAACACGCCGAATGTCGAGTATGACGCCGCCGCATAGACGCCATTCGCCGGGTCTGTAGCTTCGGACAGGCCGGTTAGCCCGTAAAAGTCACCCCAACCTTCGCCCATTCCCCGGGCACGTTCCGTCCCGAGGCCGCTGGCGTTGCCGTGGAGGCGATTTGAGACGCCATGTGCCAATTCATGCACAACTATCTCGGTATCTAGCGAGCCATCGCGGGCCGGCACCTGCGTGAATACATACATTCGCATCCGGCCGCGGCCGCCGTCTGACGGCGTCATAAAGTTTGCGTTGTTGGTGCCGGCGAAATCCTGCGCCTGTGCCTTGATCCTGTCGAACCCAACACCACCGCGCCCAAAATTGTCATGCTGAAAATTCCTGGCCGCCTCAGTAAAGCCGAGTTGATAAAGGTAATCGTGAAACCGGTTAGTCGTGTAGAAAAGCTGCGTTACCGCACCGGAGCGCGAATTCGCCGTTGTGAGGTCGTCGGGTGGCGGCGGCATTCCGGGCGGCGGATTGTACGCAAAATTGAAAACCCGGTCAACTCCCGGCTGAGGCGCATCGACATCGTCGGGTGGGACGATATTCAGCCCTGCCTCGACCGCATTTCCGTCGGTCCAGCCGCACGTCGGGCAGCCCGACGGGCCGGTGCTGTCGGTGATCCATCCGAGATTATTAAACGCAAGCGGGCCTTCGTTGCCGATCAGCGTCCGGTTGACGCGAGCGATCTGGACGCCCTGAACGCCGCTCGGCGATGTCGGACCCGGCGTGATCGGATTTGGGTTTTCCGAGATGTCCATCGGCGAATTCGGATTGGCATAGACATTGTAGGTCGCCGGCTGTGTCTGATCGTTCACCAGATTCTTGCGCCAGAGCATCGTGCCGGTTGCGGCATCAACGATCACGTAATATGCCGCAGAACCCTTATCGATAAAGACCCGCCAAGCGGCACGCGCCACGCCCGGCTCGGTCGCGAAATAGAATTTTTCGGCTGCGGGAGCGAAATCGTTCGTGCCGAAGTACGTTGCCTTGTCCGTGCTCCGAGTCTCATCCACGGCCATATCGGAAGTTTTGATCTGATAATCTATGTGGCCGGCAGCCGCCCTTAATGCGGCCGACGCATCGCCAAAATCCGTTGCGATCCGTGCCTGATCAAGGCCCGGAGCGAGATTATTGATGACACGAAACATCCGGCCGTTCTTGCCAAATCCGGCCTTGATCTCGCCGCGAAAGACGGGAATATCATTGATGAACTGTTCGAAGTGAGCGAACGAAAGATCGCCGTTAGGATTGGCGTAATCAGCCGTCACCTTGAGCGCGGCCGCCTGCTGGTCGGTTACGCCAAGAAGGTCATTGTTCTGTTGAATGAAACTGCGCAGCGCGTCTGAGCGCGAACCGACCGATCGTTCGGCCAGGTATGCGAGACTGTCCGTCCATACGCCCGTAGCTATGACCTCGGGCGTGCGGATGTCCTGATTGTATTCCACCACCAGCTTTGGCACGCGTGTCCTGAGTTCGCCTTCGGCTCGGACAAACCGATCGCGAATATCTGCTACGCGCCCAGCGTCAACCGCCGAATCGGCCCTCGCCTCGACAAGAAAACCGATCGCCGCCGCGCTTGCGTCGCTGCGGATGTCGTAATACGGCAGTTCCGGCTCGTGGCTGACGGTCCGCGGGAACAGGCCCGCTCCACCGGCACCGGCAGCGTTAGCGAACTTGAACGGCAGGGCAATAACGCCCGTGATCAGGGCAAGCAGCCCCAGCGTCAAACAAATACTGCGGCCAACGGCCGAACGGTTCTCTTTTCTCATTTAATTTTGTTCCTCAGGGATCCTAACCCTCGCACAAGACCACCCATCACGTTCTGAGAACGCGGCGACGGAATAGGAGCGAGTGTCAACTTAGAAAGCTTTCATTTTAGACGAGTACACGCAATTTCGCCAACTTGAACCGACGTGGTTTACATTGGCGCCATTCGGTGGTTCAATTGGGACGTAGCGAATTTTGACATTCCGGCCCGCACCTAAAAGAGATGCCGAGAAGGAAGTTTCGACATACACGCCCGCCCGCAAGTGATCATTCCTTTCAGGAATACCTGCACAACCAGCCCCTGCAATCAACAACGCGCACCGAGTTGCTCCGACTGATCCGCGGCGGCGAAGACACCTATCTTGAATTAAAGGTAAAGCTCTCAAATCCCGAACGCATCACGCAGGGCATCGTCGCCCTGGCCAATACCGACGGCGGAACCATCATCTTCGGCGTCAATGACCAGCTCAGGATCGAGGGCGTCAGCAATCCTGAATGGGTCGTTCAGGAACTCTCGCGAATCTGTCGCGACGAGGTCACGCCGCCGCTTGTGCCGATGATCGACACGATCGCATTTGACAGCGGCAAGCGGATCGTCGCCCTCGACGTGGACGGCCGTCGGCGGCCATATCGGACGCGCGACGGGCGATTCTATATGCGGTTTGGCGCGGAAAAGCGCGAGGTCGCTCGGGACGAGCTGTCATCGTGGCTCGACGAACTGAGACCGCTGGGCTTTGAGAACATCCCGATGCAGACCGCGACTGAAGCCGATTTTGACGATGCCCTGTTGTGGTCATTTGCGAACGCTTTTGACACCGAGGCACCGAACAGGACGCTCTATTCGACAAGTGATTTTTTGCGAAAGGATCTGATGCTGGCGGTCGGCCAAGGCGATGAGTTCTTTCCCACCGTCGCTGCATTGCTGCTGTTCGGAAAGAACGACCGCGTAGCAGAGTTGCTGCCGCGCTCAAACGTGACCGTGGCCCGCTTTTCGGGTGAGAACGGCTCCGCTCAGCTCATCGAGGCCCTCGAGACCAAGGGCAATCTGCTGACTCAGTATGAGACTGTGATCGAGTTCGTAAAACGCTACGTCGATCTCGACAAGGATCCGCCGAAACGCAAACTGGCGCTCGTCGGTGATGCCGTAGCAAAGCCGCGTGGGCGTTATCACCACTATTCCGTTGTCGAGGCGATCATCAACGCCCTGATGCACCGCGACCTTGCATTGCGCGACATCCGCACGCGTATCAACATCTACGATAACGCTATCGAGATCATCAATCCGCGTCGGACGATGGGCTTCTCGCCGCCGGCGTCGCGGGCCATTCGCTACGGCATCACCCAGCGGCTCAATCCGCAGATCGCGGCCATATTCACACGCCGCGAATACGGCATCACCGTCCCGCACGGCGGCCTGCCGATGGTGCTCAAACAATCGCTCCGCTTCTCAGGCCGCAAGCCCGAGATATACATCGCGAATGATGAGTTCAAGCTAAAGATGTATGCGGTCTGAACTGTGTTTTTTGCCAGTCAGCAAGCGGGCTGGCCGCCTCATCTGAGACTGTGTGAAAATGATATCGTATTGAGTTGAGAATGATGGACGATCTTCAACTTTCCGACAAAACTAACGGTCGTGTATCAGATGCCGTGAGCGAGATGGAGTATCCGGACTGCCCGCTGTGCAGCGCATCTGATCGTGACGATCCTGTTGTCAGGCTCGGGGTTCACGGTGTTGTGCGTTGCCGGGCCTGCTCAATGTATTATCTCTATCCACGCCTGAACGAGCAGGCTATGCAGCGCTTTTATCAGGACAGCTCCTACTTCGGGGGCGGAGATTCAGGTTACTCTGATACCAGCTATTCAGATCAGGAATCTGCGTTGGGGGCCACCTTCGACCGGCTCGTCGGCAATCTAGAAAAGCGCAATATGACCGGCGGCGCCCTTCTCGAAGTCGGTTGTGGCTATGGATACCTTTTGAATGCGGCAAACGGATACTTTGCCCGCCGGGTCGGTACGGAGTATTCGCCTGAGGCCGCCACGATTGCCTCAAAGGTTGCAGACAGAGTGTATCCAGGAGGCGTCGATGGACTGGAGGGCAACGAGACGTTTAACTGCATTATTGCTACGCATGTGATCGAGCATGTCTATGATCCGATACAGTTCGTAGGAAACCTGGTGAACAGGCTGCAGACGGGCGGAACGCTTATCCTTGCGGCCCCGGACATGGGCGGACTTTTGAGAAAAGTAATGGGCAAGCGATGGGCGTCGTATAAAGTGCCCGAACACATTCATTACTTTGATGCGAGATCGCTGGAGCGGTTAATGCGTCTTGGGGGCCTCAATGAGATCCGACGGATCCCGTATCCGCATGCCTTCCCGCTCGGCCTGATAGCATCGAAATTCGGGATCCGCATCCCTTCGGTCCTGGCACGAAGGAATATTTGGGTCCCGGCAACGACGATCGCGCTAAGCGGAAAGATCTAGCATGGGTGAAGAAAGAACAGAAGATTACAAGAAACTGGTCTCGGTCGTCGTGCCCGTCTTCTGCGAAGAGAAGAATATCGGCACCGTTCTCGAACGAATAGCGAGCAGCATCGAACCCCGAAATATCGCATATGAGATCGTCGTGGTCGATGACGGTTCGCACGATGGGACTTGGACGACACTGTCGTCCTGCGCTGAGAAGCTGCCCATCCGTGCCGTGCGGCTGAGCCGAAATTTTGGTAAGGAATTGGCCCTTTGCGCGGGCTTGGAACGGGCGCGCGGCGATGCCGTGATCGTGATGGATGGGGATGGCCAGCACCCTCCGGAAGTGATATCCGAGATGCTGACCATCTGGCTTAGCGGCGACGCAGAGATCATCGATGCGGTCAAGAAGACGCGCGGCAAGGAATCGATACTGAGCAAACTCGGAGCACGGATCTTTTACTGGATCTGGGGCAGGCTATCGGGCTTCGACCTGGCAGCTGCATCAGATTTCAAGCTGCTTAGTCGTCAGGCAGTCGCGGCCTACCTCCAGATGGGCGAGCGAAATGTCTTTTTTCGCGGCATGACAGCATGGCTGGGGTTTTCTCGAGCAAAGGTCTATTTTGAAGTCGCGGGTCGCGAGGGCGGAACATCGACTTGGTCGTTCTTTCTCCTCGTCAACCTTGCGTTGACCGGAATCACCGGATTTTCGGCCGTTCCGCTTCAGATAATTACTGTCTTGGGCCTTGTGTTTATGCTGTTTGCGTTGGTCTTTGGAGCGCAGACCCTTTACATGTTCCTTAGCGGCCATGCGATGACGGGTTTCGCCACGGTGATCCTGCTGCTGCTGTTTATCGGAAGCCTGTTGATGTTCAGCCTTGGGATCATGGGCGAATATCTGGGACGCATCTACGATGAGGTCAAACGCCGGCCTCGATATGTGATCGCAGAAACGATCGAAGGCATGGCACGCGACGCGTCTTCGCAAAAATAGCATTCATTGCCGGAATGCGAAAAATGAGCACCGTCACGGACCCGATAATGGGAAACGGACCACCGTCGAGTTCCCCGTATTGAGGACGAGGAGCGTCCGGTCATTGTTTGTCTTGGTAATGACAAGGGACGATGGGTTGTCGAGCCCGTTTTGGCTATCCGGGCCGAGCGGAGTGGAACGGTTCCCTTTCAGGTCGAACGCTATGACCTCCTTTGTGGTGCCGCTGGTAACGTAAACGAGTTTTCGGCTTTCATCATATGCGACGTCAGGATAATGCCACACATACTTTTCCCATTCGGGTACATTCCATTGGCGGACAAACTTTCCGTCAAGGTCAAAGACCTGGATGCGTCCATTGCCATTATCTGTTACCAGAACAAGCCCGTCGGCGGTTGTAATTCCGGTCGCCTCACGGAATTGGCCTTCTCCATCGCCCAAACTTCCCCATTCGCTGAATTTCTCGGTAGTCGTATCGAACCGAACGATGCGCCCGTTCCCCTGGTCGACGATGAAAAGAGAACGATTCGGGCCAGTTGCCACATCGCGGGGGCCATAGAATCCGGGTGCGGGCCCCGACCAGTCCTTAACAAACCTTCCGTTGGGATCGAATCTAAAGAGCTTATTCAGTTGGGCGTCAGTAACATAAATGTCACCGTCACCGGTGGTCGCTATACCGTTTGGTTCCTTAAGCTGTCCTTCACCGAAAGCCGAGGTCACCCTGCCGGCCCGGTCAAATACCTGGATCCGTCCGTTGCCCGTGTCTGCGACGTAGTAATTGCCGGCTTTATCGGCGTCGATGCCGCGCGGCTTAGCGAGTGCGCCCCTAGGCGAGGTCGGGGCCATTTCGGGCGGCGTGGGTGGCGGCCTTTTTGAGCCGTATTTGACCGGATAAAGATCACCAGAATAGCCGTGGTAGAAGGTCGTGCCCCACAAATTACAGTCGGGTTGAACCATGCACACGTAGAGCTTTATCAGTGTCCCGTCCGGATGCCAGCGGCTGTGCGGTAAGGTAAGTCCCGTAGGCGGCTCGCCATTTAGGACCTTCGCCATATAGGGCCGCGCGCTTGTATCGAATCGTGAATAAGCGGCACGGACGCCAACGAGATGCCCTAGCGAAGCGATGAGGGCCGCAAACGCAAGGCCGCCGCAGACGACCCTGAACCGGGCGTTAGCCAGCATGTCCGGCAGATGGCGAATGATCACGATCGCGGCCGTCACGAGGCAGATCGCATAGGTCGTGGAGGCAAATCTGTAGTCGTAAGCCAGCCAATGCCCTGCCGGAACAGGGATGAACTTCTCATTTATCACCGATGCGGTGATCGCAGCAAAAATGCCGGCTAATATCAGGCTTCGAGAACTGTCTTCCCGCTTGAACCAAAAGGAAACGAACACCGCAAAAAGGACAAATAGGATCGCGAAGATCGCAAACATCGAACCGTCCGCCACATCGTCAGCCTTGAGATACATTCCGTCCAGCAGCGGCCAAAACCTATTCTTTGTCCACTCAGCAAAAGGAAGGAATGGCGATTCCCTCGTCATGATATCGGTCGCCGGTGCAAGCGGCGAACCCGCCGTCGCCGCAATGTGATAGATCGCGATCGGTGCAAAGGCAGCGCCAAGCATCGGGAACCCGATCCATTCCTTCGGCAACCGCCACAGCACTAGCGACGCGACCGCCCGGCCAAAACACCAGATCAGCCAAAAGGCGGGCACGAAAGGGTGGGCGAGGTAGGCCAACAACAAACATGCAAAGGTCCATATCGCCGGCCGGAACTTCCGGTCGGCAAGAAATTTCTCGCTGAAATAGATCGCGGGAATAATGAAAGTGATGCCTAACGTATAGTTCACGAAGCCGATGAACCAGCAGGCCACGTACATGCCGACTGCCGCCGGCAGAATAATGCACGCCGCGATGCCCGCCGAACGCCACTGTCGATCCTCAAGCTCGGCAACACCTATCGCCGCCACGATAGCCGAAAAGAGTGCGATCAGGGCTACCGAAATGGCTTTCGGAAGGTATATGAGCGAGATGCCAAAAGCTTTGAACAGTCCGATGAAGCCCAATGAGAGATATGGGAACAGTTTGTAGCCGAGGAACGATGTCAACTGAAGGTCTAGAGTAGATGTTCCCGCAAGGGTTTCCCAGAGAAGTTTGCTCACCAGCAGATGCTCAGGCAGGTCCACGAGCGGCGGATACAAGTTGCCATAGAACGGCAGCCACATCAGGACGATCAACCCCGCTGTCATGGCGATCAGAACGCGATGGCTCCGCAGCCATTCCTTCATGTTGCTAGATCGGCTTCTCGCAGGTGACGTGTCTTGTTTTTTGTCCATCGTTTTCTTCTTCGGCCGATCAGTCTGCGATGTCTCGAATAACGTAGTTAGGCCGCTGTTTCACCTCGTCATAGATACGCCCGATATACTCCCCGATCGATCCTAAGAGGATCAATTGGATCCCGCCGATCACGAGTATGACTACGATCAGAGAAGCCCAGCCACGTGCCAGGGTGGACACAGTGGGATCGACGAAATGCACCGCGAGCGCATAGATCAAAAGTAATACGGCGACAAAGCACGAAAGAAAGCCCACATAAACGGCAACTCGGAGCGGCACCGTAGAGAAACCGACGATCCCGTTGATTGCCAGCCTCACCGATTGACGAACATTATATTTAGCTGTTCCCGCAAACCTTGCCGGCCGTTCGTAGCTGACCGCGACCTGTCTAAATCCAAGCCAGCTTCTCAGCCCCCGAAGAAATCGGTTCCTCTCAGGGAGGGCCTTGAGATAGTTGACGACCTTTCTGTCGAGTAAGCAAAAATCTCCTGTATCAAGCGGTATTTCAATGCTGGAGACATATTGCAGCATCCTGTAAAATGAGAATGCAAAGACCTTTTTCCAGATCGGCTCCTTTCCGCGTCTTTCTCTGACGGCATACACGATCTCAGCTCCATCCTTCCATTTTCTTAACATTTCGGTTATCACATGGGGCGGATCCTGCAGATCGGCATCCATCAGGACCGTAGCATCGCCGGAACTGAAGTCGATCCCGGCGGTGATCGCCGCCTGATGGCCAAAATTCCGAGAGAAGTTGATCAACTTGATACGTGGGTCATTCTTCTTCAATTCGCGAATCAACTCCTCCGACCTGTCCCAACTGCCGTTATTAACGAAGAGAAATTCAGCATTCGTGATCTGATTCTGATCGAGGACTGATGCTACCTGTCGGTATAGTTCCGGAATGTTCTCCTCTTCATTGAAGGTTGGAAAAACGAGCGAGAGTTCGACTTTCTCGCCTACGCTTCCTGCGAAAATCGGCCCGTTCGACGATGTCCCCGCATATCGCAGTAGTTCCGCCGCCAGTTCCTTGGCTAGCTCCGGGTTCTCGCGGCAGATCGCTTCAAGCTTGCTGTTCATGGAAAAGCCTAATTGCTACTTTGCCGCCAAGGTAAGCTTGGATAAATTCGCCCCACTGTTGTTCAAAACCAACAGGGACGGCACGCGATTCTCGGTCGTGATGCAGATCGATGTCGGATTGCTCAATCTGGTGTTTCCATCCTGCCGAAAACCGCGGTCCACGCTATTGCCTTCGAGATCATACGCCAGGACCTCATTCTTCCAACTATTCGTCACATAGAGGAGTTTCGTAGCCGGGTCGAATACGACGTCTGGGTAGTTCCAAACATACCGTTCCCAACCTGGCACCTCCCACTCGCGAACAAAATTACCCTCAAGGTCGAAAACCTGGATGCGGTTATTTCCATTGTCCGCAACAAAGACAAACCGGTCGCTGGTCGCGATGCCTGTTGATTCCCGAAACTGAGATGGCCCGGCACCAATGCTCCCAAACGAAGTGAATTTCTCAGTTGAAGGCTCAAAGCGGACGATCCGCGTGTTTCCCTGATCGATAATGTAGAGGTCGTTGTTAGGCCCGAAGGCGATATCACGTGGGCCATAGAAGCCAGGTTCAGGCCCTTTCCATTCCTTTTGAAAAGTGCCGTCGGCAGTGAACTTCAGTAACTTGTGATTTGCCGGATCGGTAACGAAGATCGCGCCGGAGCTATCAATCGCCACTCCATTCGGAGTTTTTATCTCGCCCG is a genomic window of Chloracidobacterium sp. containing:
- a CDS encoding TRAM domain-containing protein; this encodes MRVRRASLKTLIGAAVGSILGIIGAFLIGVLISIQKEAAVSAEMQTFLTITLAFFMGYVGLMVGAAKGDYLDLSALGGIFSDKSSTRDYKILDTSVIIDGRIADVAETGFLGGSLIIPNFILAELQQVADSPDSSKRQRGRRGLDMLQRLRSNTKLDVQIVETDFPAVKEVDLKLIELGQQLDAVIVTNDFNLNKVSQLRGVEVLNINELANAMRPVVLPGEAMRVFILKEGKEYNQGVAYLDDGTMVVVDHARRLIGKTADIAVTSVLQTTAGKMIFGRLWEERDEQNGNENSSAFSIHDSRSLGFRKATRELRQTTIIEEIE
- a CDS encoding M36 family metallopeptidase encodes the protein MRKENRSAVGRSICLTLGLLALITGVIALPFKFANAAGAGGAGLFPRTVSHEPELPYYDIRSDASAAAIGFLVEARADSAVDAGRVADIRDRFVRAEGELRTRVPKLVVEYNQDIRTPEVIATGVWTDSLAYLAERSVGSRSDALRSFIQQNNDLLGVTDQQAAALKVTADYANPNGDLSFAHFEQFINDIPVFRGEIKAGFGKNGRMFRVINNLAPGLDQARIATDFGDASAALRAAAGHIDYQIKTSDMAVDETRSTDKATYFGTNDFAPAAEKFYFATEPGVARAAWRVFIDKGSAAYYVIVDAATGTMLWRKNLVNDQTQPATYNVYANPNSPMDISENPNPITPGPTSPSGVQGVQIARVNRTLIGNEGPLAFNNLGWITDSTGPSGCPTCGWTDGNAVEAGLNIVPPDDVDAPQPGVDRVFNFAYNPPPGMPPPPDDLTTANSRSGAVTQLFYTTNRFHDYLYQLGFTEAARNFQHDNFGRGGVGFDRIKAQAQDFAGTNNANFMTPSDGGRGRMRMYVFTQVPARDGSLDTEIVVHELAHGVSNRLHGNASGLGTERARGMGEGWGDFYGLTGLSEATDPANGVYAAASYSTFGVFGLGATNSYYGIRRFPYAVLSSTGGPNNRPFNPLTAGDVNTPCVLTDGAYPASPPFAGNACTEVHNQGEVWASLLFEARALFIARLGFETGNRRQIQFVTDGMKLAPLNPTFVQERDAIIAAALASSIGPEAEADAADFREGFRIRGLGFAATDTGSALTESFIRPNATYVLPFSVSDLPGDNDGYPEPGENVLLNISVRNPTAAPLTNVTVSVPGGGSVNYGTIAAGATVQQGVPYTVPAGSPCGSLESVTINISSDAGTQIPFTQTFRLGVPEAPVTFSNTAAITIPNGAPTTTNGPASVYPSGIAVSGLTGLRTIKVQFSQLSHTTPADMDILLVGPGNKKMTIMSDQGGPNLVTNVTMNLFDSALTPIPTVITSGDYRPTADAGQDSFPAPAPPPLYQLPAPGGSATFASVYGTNSASLNGTWNLFVVDDAAGNVGEMAGGWSITFESADYSCQIGGNPTPTPTPTPTPTPTPTPTPTPTPTPTPSPSPSPSPSVSPTPLYTRGDYDGDNRTDTTVWRPTAFAPNLSAFYTQYSGNGSFFGIQFGNTGDVAIAGDFDADNKTDFGVSRFTTADGVDLIYLESSTNTAKFPVWGNTGDIFVSGDYDSDKKTDVMAWRPSDGTWYIVNSSGANGGFTFITHGQNGDKPYAMDTDGDGKSNLVYYRPSTGDWVVRNNDGSSTTTNFGLPADVPVPADYDGDNKDDIAVFRDGLWIVKRSSDGQVEFQPFGTTGDIPIPGDYDADNKYDRAVYRAGIWHMLRSTQGYTGVQFGAPTDTPMPKAYIP
- a CDS encoding putative DNA binding domain-containing protein; the encoded protein is MPRRKFRHTRPPASDHSFQEYLHNQPLQSTTRTELLRLIRGGEDTYLELKVKLSNPERITQGIVALANTDGGTIIFGVNDQLRIEGVSNPEWVVQELSRICRDEVTPPLVPMIDTIAFDSGKRIVALDVDGRRRPYRTRDGRFYMRFGAEKREVARDELSSWLDELRPLGFENIPMQTATEADFDDALLWSFANAFDTEAPNRTLYSTSDFLRKDLMLAVGQGDEFFPTVAALLLFGKNDRVAELLPRSNVTVARFSGENGSAQLIEALETKGNLLTQYETVIEFVKRYVDLDKDPPKRKLALVGDAVAKPRGRYHHYSVVEAIINALMHRDLALRDIRTRINIYDNAIEIINPRRTMGFSPPASRAIRYGITQRLNPQIAAIFTRREYGITVPHGGLPMVLKQSLRFSGRKPEIYIANDEFKLKMYAV
- a CDS encoding class I SAM-dependent methyltransferase; this translates as MMDDLQLSDKTNGRVSDAVSEMEYPDCPLCSASDRDDPVVRLGVHGVVRCRACSMYYLYPRLNEQAMQRFYQDSSYFGGGDSGYSDTSYSDQESALGATFDRLVGNLEKRNMTGGALLEVGCGYGYLLNAANGYFARRVGTEYSPEAATIASKVADRVYPGGVDGLEGNETFNCIIATHVIEHVYDPIQFVGNLVNRLQTGGTLILAAPDMGGLLRKVMGKRWASYKVPEHIHYFDARSLERLMRLGGLNEIRRIPYPHAFPLGLIASKFGIRIPSVLARRNIWVPATTIALSGKI
- a CDS encoding glycosyltransferase family 2 protein translates to MGEERTEDYKKLVSVVVPVFCEEKNIGTVLERIASSIEPRNIAYEIVVVDDGSHDGTWTTLSSCAEKLPIRAVRLSRNFGKELALCAGLERARGDAVIVMDGDGQHPPEVISEMLTIWLSGDAEIIDAVKKTRGKESILSKLGARIFYWIWGRLSGFDLAAASDFKLLSRQAVAAYLQMGERNVFFRGMTAWLGFSRAKVYFEVAGREGGTSTWSFFLLVNLALTGITGFSAVPLQIITVLGLVFMLFALVFGAQTLYMFLSGHAMTGFATVILLLLFIGSLLMFSLGIMGEYLGRIYDEVKRRPRYVIAETIEGMARDASSQK